A genomic window from Streptomyces broussonetiae includes:
- a CDS encoding glycoside hydrolase family 65 protein produces the protein MITNRSYAVEPWTVRETALDLGVLAQSESVFALSNGHVGWRGNLDEGEPHGLPGSYLNGVHEVHPLPYAEAGYGYPESGQTVINVTNGKILRLLVDDEPFDLRYGRLVSHERVLDLRRGVLERTCEWTSPAGSTVRVRSTRLVSLTQRAVAAVAYEVQAVGSRSRVVIQSELVANETLPESDGDPRAAMALQSPLEQEDHLASGSRLRLVHRTRRSGLRVAVAADHVVSGPQRTTTRSESGTDVARLTVTSVLEPGQTLRVEKLVAHGWSGTRSLPAMADQVDAALAAAAHDGWQGLLEDQRDCLDDFWARADVEVEGDEEIQQAVRFALFHVLQAGTRAEQRAIPAKGLTGSGYDGHAFWDTEMFVLPVLTHTAPAAVAEALRWRYSTLDEARERAAQLGLGGAAFPWRTIAGPEGSAYWPAGTAAFHVNAGIADAVVRYVEATGDSEFEREAGTELLVETARLWRSLGHHDTRGVFHIDGVTGPDEYSAVADDNTYTNLMARKNLLAAADAVERHPGEAARLGVDEEESAAWRDAAEAMYVPYNSELAVHEQHAGFTRYQRWDFAGTRAEQYPLLLHFPYFDLYRKQVVKQADLVLAMYTCADYFDQGDAKAAEEQIARNFAYYEPLTVRDSSLSACCQAVMAAQTGHLDLAYAYTAEAALMDLQDLEHNTRDGLHIASLAGTWMALVAGFGGLRRDGASLRFAPRLPGRLSRLAFNVQFRGRGLRVVVGPDKATYTLLDGPPLTLHHHGEPLTVSTADPAVRAVPPPVRRPAPEQPPHRVPGAG, from the coding sequence GTGATCACCAACCGGTCCTACGCCGTCGAACCGTGGACGGTCCGGGAGACCGCCCTCGACCTCGGCGTCCTCGCCCAGAGCGAGTCGGTGTTCGCGCTGTCCAACGGCCATGTCGGCTGGCGCGGCAACCTCGACGAGGGCGAACCGCACGGTCTGCCCGGCAGCTACCTCAACGGCGTGCACGAGGTGCACCCACTGCCGTACGCCGAGGCCGGGTACGGCTATCCGGAGTCCGGCCAGACGGTCATCAACGTCACCAACGGCAAGATCCTGAGGCTGCTGGTGGACGACGAGCCGTTCGACCTGCGCTACGGCCGGCTCGTCTCCCACGAGCGGGTCCTGGACCTGCGCCGCGGGGTGCTGGAGCGGACCTGCGAGTGGACCTCGCCGGCCGGCTCCACGGTCCGGGTGCGCTCCACCCGGCTGGTGTCGCTGACCCAGCGCGCGGTCGCCGCGGTCGCCTACGAGGTGCAGGCCGTCGGGAGCCGCAGCCGGGTGGTCATCCAGTCCGAGCTGGTCGCCAACGAGACACTGCCCGAGTCCGACGGCGACCCGCGGGCGGCCATGGCCCTGCAGTCGCCGCTGGAGCAGGAGGACCACCTGGCCTCGGGCAGCCGGCTGCGGCTGGTGCACCGCACCCGGCGCAGCGGCCTGCGGGTCGCGGTCGCCGCCGACCACGTCGTCAGCGGCCCGCAGCGTACGACGACCCGCAGCGAGAGCGGCACCGACGTGGCCCGCCTGACCGTCACCTCCGTACTGGAGCCCGGGCAGACGCTGCGGGTGGAGAAGCTGGTCGCGCACGGCTGGTCCGGCACCCGCTCGCTGCCGGCGATGGCCGACCAGGTCGACGCCGCGCTCGCCGCCGCCGCGCACGACGGCTGGCAGGGGCTGCTCGAGGACCAGCGGGACTGCCTGGACGACTTCTGGGCCCGCGCCGACGTCGAGGTGGAGGGCGACGAGGAGATCCAGCAGGCCGTCCGCTTCGCCCTGTTCCACGTCCTGCAGGCCGGCACCCGCGCCGAGCAGCGCGCCATTCCGGCGAAGGGCCTGACCGGCTCCGGGTACGACGGGCACGCCTTCTGGGACACCGAGATGTTCGTGCTGCCCGTGCTCACCCACACCGCGCCCGCGGCCGTCGCCGAGGCGCTGCGCTGGCGGTACAGCACCCTGGACGAGGCCCGCGAGCGCGCGGCCCAGCTGGGGCTCGGCGGCGCCGCGTTCCCGTGGCGCACCATCGCAGGACCGGAGGGCTCGGCGTACTGGCCGGCCGGTACCGCGGCCTTCCACGTGAACGCCGGCATAGCCGACGCGGTCGTCCGGTACGTCGAGGCCACCGGCGACAGCGAGTTCGAGCGCGAGGCGGGCACGGAACTGCTGGTGGAGACGGCCAGGCTGTGGCGCTCGCTGGGCCACCACGACACCCGCGGCGTCTTCCACATCGACGGCGTCACCGGCCCCGACGAGTACAGCGCGGTCGCCGACGACAACACCTACACCAATCTGATGGCACGCAAGAACCTGCTCGCGGCGGCGGACGCCGTCGAACGCCACCCGGGCGAGGCGGCCCGGCTGGGCGTGGACGAGGAGGAGAGTGCCGCCTGGCGGGACGCCGCCGAGGCGATGTACGTCCCCTACAACTCCGAACTCGCCGTCCACGAACAGCACGCCGGATTCACCCGCTACCAGCGCTGGGACTTCGCCGGCACCCGCGCCGAGCAGTACCCGCTGCTGCTGCACTTCCCCTACTTCGACCTCTACCGCAAGCAGGTCGTCAAGCAGGCCGACCTGGTGCTGGCCATGTACACCTGCGCCGACTACTTCGACCAGGGCGACGCGAAGGCGGCCGAGGAGCAGATCGCCCGGAACTTCGCCTACTACGAGCCGCTGACCGTCCGGGACTCCTCGCTGTCGGCCTGCTGCCAGGCGGTCATGGCCGCGCAGACGGGCCATCTGGACCTCGCCTACGCCTACACGGCCGAGGCGGCCCTGATGGATCTGCAGGACCTGGAGCACAACACCCGCGACGGGCTGCACATCGCCTCGCTGGCCGGTACCTGGATGGCGCTGGTGGCGGGCTTCGGCGGGCTGCGCCGCGACGGCGCGAGCCTGCGGTTCGCACCCCGGCTGCCCGGGCGGCTGAGCCGGCTCGCCTTCAACGTCCAGTTCCGTGGCCGTGGGCTGCGCGTGGTCGTCGGCCCGGACAAGGCGACGTACACGCTCCTGGACGGCCCGCCGCTGACCCTGCACCACCACGGCGAGCCGCTGACGGTGAGCACCGCCGACCCGGCCGTCCGCGCCGTACCGCCGCCGGTGCGCCGCCCGGCCCCCGAGCAGCCACCGCACCGGGTGCCGGGCGCGGGCTGA
- a CDS encoding nucleoside/nucleotide kinase family protein — protein sequence MPLTFDDLLARARVLAAGGRRAVLGIAGSPGAGKTTLAAHLVRALNADGPPRAAHVPMDGFHLADAELDRLGRRDRKGAPDTFDPAGYAALLLRLREDTEEVVYAPGFERVLEQPLAGAIPVPPAARLVVTEGNYLLLAEGSWARVRPLLDEVWFCEIAEDERIRRLVARHEEFGKDHESAVAWVLGSDQRNAGLVAATRGRADLVVPPAALPTAVLPEG from the coding sequence GTGCCGCTGACCTTCGACGACCTCCTCGCCCGCGCCCGTGTCCTCGCTGCGGGCGGCCGGCGTGCCGTGCTCGGCATCGCGGGCAGCCCCGGTGCGGGCAAGACGACCCTCGCCGCGCACCTTGTGCGCGCGCTGAACGCGGACGGCCCGCCCCGGGCCGCGCACGTGCCGATGGACGGCTTCCATCTGGCCGACGCCGAACTCGACCGCCTGGGCCGCAGGGACCGCAAGGGCGCGCCGGACACCTTCGACCCGGCCGGGTACGCGGCGCTGCTGCTGCGGCTGCGCGAGGACACCGAGGAGGTGGTGTACGCGCCGGGGTTCGAGCGGGTCCTGGAGCAGCCCCTTGCGGGCGCGATCCCGGTGCCGCCGGCCGCCCGGTTGGTGGTGACCGAGGGCAACTACCTTCTGCTGGCGGAGGGTTCGTGGGCGCGGGTGCGGCCGTTGCTGGACGAGGTGTGGTTCTGCGAGATCGCCGAGGACGAGCGGATCCGCCGACTGGTCGCCCGGCACGAGGAGTTCGGCAAGGACCACGAGAGCGCCGTGGCCTGGGTGCTGGGCTCGGACCAGCGCAACGCCGGCCTGGTGGCGGCGACCCGGGGGCGGGCGGACCTGGTGGTGCCGCCCGCCGCGCTGCCCACCGCCGTCCTCCCCGAGGGCTGA
- a CDS encoding lysylphosphatidylglycerol synthase transmembrane domain-containing protein: MTSPPDLAAPPVRRRAHWHVSVLLAVLLGGLYLVRRHWPVLESGAGRLAGADQGWMLVGATAALGTWAASALAQQGAVLRRLPRPRLFAAQFAASAAGHLLPAGLGAGAVNLRFLMRCGLPAGRSASAVAVKATAGAVVRLALIALLAPVCPGLLHPPRLSPTVLAVAAGCAVLLSALLATPWWPRCRRALAVVLADIRALHACPSRAAALWGGSLAFAALHCLVLIAVGQAVGLPLPPLQVALLYLAASSAAALLPTPGGLGSLDAALALALTVSGAPGVAAASAVLGYRLLTVWLPLLPGLLVLGLLVRRKAL; this comes from the coding sequence ATGACGTCCCCGCCGGACCTCGCCGCGCCCCCTGTCCGGCGCCGCGCCCACTGGCACGTGTCCGTCCTGCTCGCCGTCCTGCTCGGCGGGCTCTACCTGGTCCGCCGGCACTGGCCCGTACTCGAGAGCGGGGCCGGGCGGCTGGCCGGGGCCGACCAGGGCTGGATGCTGGTCGGCGCGACAGCGGCCCTGGGCACCTGGGCGGCCTCGGCGCTGGCCCAGCAGGGCGCGGTCCTGCGACGGCTGCCCCGGCCCCGGCTGTTCGCCGCCCAGTTCGCCGCCTCCGCCGCGGGCCACCTGCTGCCCGCCGGGCTCGGCGCCGGCGCGGTCAACCTGCGGTTCCTCATGCGCTGCGGACTGCCCGCGGGCCGCAGCGCCAGCGCCGTCGCCGTCAAGGCCACCGCCGGTGCCGTCGTCCGCCTCGCGCTGATCGCGCTGCTCGCCCCGGTCTGCCCGGGCCTGCTGCACCCGCCGCGCCTGTCGCCGACCGTACTCGCCGTCGCAGCGGGCTGTGCCGTCCTCCTTTCGGCGCTGCTCGCGACCCCCTGGTGGCCACGCTGCCGCCGAGCCCTCGCCGTCGTACTCGCCGACATCCGCGCGCTGCACGCCTGCCCCAGCCGCGCGGCGGCCCTGTGGGGCGGCTCCCTCGCCTTCGCCGCGCTGCACTGCCTGGTCCTCATCGCCGTCGGTCAGGCCGTCGGACTGCCCCTGCCCCCGCTCCAGGTGGCCCTGCTGTACCTCGCCGCCAGCAGTGCCGCCGCCCTGCTGCCCACCCCGGGCGGCCTCGGCTCCCTGGACGCGGCCCTCGCCCTCGCCCTCACCGTCTCCGGCGCCCCCGGCGTGGCCGCCGCCTCCGCCGTGCTCGGCTACCGGCTGCTGACGGTGTGGCTGCCCCTGCTCCCGGGCCTGCTGGTGCTGGGGTTGCTGGTGCGACGCAAGGCCCTGTGA
- a CDS encoding phosphatase PAP2 family protein: MNLALTGSSVDGPLYRDVVDLAHRAPGWLDGTIALWSAYGLGVFALLMLAAWWRARRDGASAAVTALAVPVVVVLAYAVTSVVKPLVAEDRPCRHLAFRTLEACPARGDWSFPSNHAAIAFAAATALFFVSRRLGAVAALCAGAMGASRVWVGVHYPHDVAVGAAIGAAVAFLAMSALKRLPEDLPGRLSGTRLRPVLVSDPA, translated from the coding sequence ATGAACCTCGCGCTGACGGGCTCCTCGGTCGACGGCCCGCTCTACCGGGACGTGGTGGACCTCGCCCACCGCGCCCCCGGCTGGCTGGACGGCACGATCGCGCTCTGGTCGGCGTACGGGCTCGGGGTGTTCGCCCTGCTCATGCTCGCCGCCTGGTGGCGGGCCCGGCGGGACGGCGCGAGCGCGGCCGTGACGGCGCTCGCCGTCCCGGTGGTAGTGGTGCTGGCCTACGCGGTGACCAGTGTGGTGAAACCGCTGGTGGCCGAGGACCGGCCGTGCCGGCATCTGGCCTTTCGCACGCTGGAGGCGTGTCCCGCGCGGGGCGACTGGTCGTTCCCGAGCAACCACGCGGCCATCGCCTTCGCGGCGGCGACGGCCCTGTTCTTCGTCTCCCGGCGTCTCGGCGCGGTGGCGGCCCTGTGCGCGGGTGCCATGGGGGCGTCCCGGGTGTGGGTCGGGGTCCACTATCCGCACGACGTCGCCGTGGGGGCGGCGATCGGCGCGGCGGTGGCCTTCCTTGCGATGTCCGCCCTGAAACGGCTGCCCGAGGATCTGCCCGGACGGCTGTCGGGGACCCGGCTGCGCCCGGTGCTGGTGTCGGACCCGGCATGA
- a CDS encoding BlaI/MecI/CopY family transcriptional regulator produces the protein MAGTESRGRAERRSAGALESEVLAALWATERPLTPAEIQAEVDGALAYNTVHTILKRLYDKGLVLRDANGRRGAYRPAKNAAELTAQAMHEALSRGPDPIAALQQFVTGLSPEEERALRTLLAEGGA, from the coding sequence ATGGCTGGCACAGAGTCCCGCGGCAGGGCGGAGCGGCGCAGCGCCGGGGCGCTGGAGAGCGAGGTGCTGGCCGCACTGTGGGCCACCGAGCGGCCGTTGACCCCGGCGGAGATCCAGGCCGAGGTCGACGGGGCACTGGCCTACAACACGGTGCACACCATCCTCAAACGCCTGTACGACAAGGGGCTGGTGCTGCGCGACGCGAACGGGCGGCGGGGTGCGTACCGGCCGGCGAAGAACGCGGCGGAACTGACCGCCCAGGCGATGCACGAGGCCCTGTCCCGGGGCCCGGACCCGATCGCCGCGCTCCAGCAGTTCGTCACGGGGCTGAGCCCTGAGGAGGAGCGGGCGCTGCGCACCCTGCTCGCCGAGGGCGGCGCATGA
- a CDS encoding phosphatase PAP2 family protein, whose amino-acid sequence MRPRSPAEPAGTVALGAWMAFAVLSAVVISDQGPLFPDLELLSWSVGHRPPVAVAVARGLTSTGTGAVPYVLAVVAGLIAGRSARQRLVAAALAVACLGTGQAVRLGVMDLVARARPPRYDWQTQASGWSFPSGHTTTSAVTAGLLILALCLRTPRGRTALCLLAALWGVGVGLTRVYLGVHWFTDVVGGWLFATGWLALFVRAVARWLPARFLPRAPEPGTPHPSGPADGPVERDAPQDPHRRGRSRPA is encoded by the coding sequence ATGAGGCCGAGGAGCCCGGCGGAGCCGGCGGGCACGGTGGCCCTGGGCGCCTGGATGGCGTTCGCGGTGCTGAGCGCGGTGGTGATCAGCGACCAGGGCCCCCTCTTTCCGGACCTGGAACTGCTGTCCTGGTCCGTCGGGCACCGCCCGCCGGTGGCGGTGGCGGTCGCCCGCGGGCTGACCTCGACGGGTACGGGCGCCGTGCCGTACGTCCTGGCGGTGGTGGCCGGGCTGATCGCGGGGCGCAGCGCACGGCAGCGGCTGGTGGCGGCCGCTCTGGCCGTGGCCTGCCTCGGCACGGGCCAGGCGGTGCGCCTGGGCGTGATGGACCTGGTCGCCCGTGCCCGGCCGCCGCGGTACGACTGGCAGACACAGGCCTCCGGCTGGTCGTTCCCCTCGGGCCACACCACGACGAGCGCGGTCACGGCGGGGCTGCTGATCCTGGCCCTTTGTCTGCGCACTCCGCGGGGCCGGACCGCGCTGTGTCTGCTGGCCGCGCTGTGGGGCGTGGGCGTCGGCCTGACCCGGGTCTACCTCGGCGTGCACTGGTTCACCGACGTCGTCGGCGGCTGGCTCTTCGCCACTGGCTGGCTCGCCCTGTTCGTGCGCGCGGTGGCCCGGTGGCTGCCCGCGCGCTTCCTCCCGCGTGCCCCCGAGCCGGGCACACCCCATCCGAGCGGTCCGGCCGACGGGCCGGTGGAGAGAGATGCGCCCCAGGATCCTCATCGTCGAGGACGATCACGCCCTGCGTGA
- a CDS encoding response regulator transcription factor, whose protein sequence is MRPRILIVEDDHALRDVLRRGLHDEDFDTVTAPDGATALRLATPDVSAVVLDVGLPDADGRDVCQAMRAGGFHAPVVFLTARHGLTDRLSGFSAGGDDYLPKPFHLAELAARLRAALRRAAPPATPASASTAAGALVLDAVRHGATVDGSRVDLTPTEFRLLAALTAAGGELVRRRELLRAGWPEGARVSENTLDQYLTRLRRKLRAAGSELTIATARGIGHRLT, encoded by the coding sequence ATGCGCCCCAGGATCCTCATCGTCGAGGACGATCACGCCCTGCGTGACGTACTGCGCCGTGGTCTGCACGACGAGGACTTCGACACGGTCACGGCGCCCGACGGCGCCACCGCCCTGCGGCTGGCGACGCCGGACGTGTCCGCCGTGGTGCTGGACGTCGGCCTGCCCGACGCCGACGGCCGCGACGTCTGCCAGGCGATGCGCGCGGGCGGGTTCCACGCCCCGGTCGTCTTCCTGACCGCCCGGCACGGGCTGACCGACCGGCTGTCGGGCTTCTCGGCCGGCGGCGACGACTACCTGCCCAAGCCCTTCCACCTCGCCGAGCTGGCCGCCCGGCTGCGCGCCGCACTGCGCCGGGCCGCACCCCCGGCCACGCCGGCCTCCGCGTCAACTGCCGCGGGCGCTCTGGTGCTGGACGCCGTCCGGCACGGCGCCACCGTGGACGGCAGCCGCGTGGACCTCACCCCGACCGAGTTCCGGCTGCTGGCCGCGCTCACGGCGGCCGGCGGGGAGCTGGTGCGACGGCGCGAGCTGCTGCGCGCCGGCTGGCCGGAAGGAGCGCGCGTCAGCGAGAACACGCTGGACCAGTATCTGACCCGGCTGCGCCGCAAGCTGCGCGCGGCCGGCAGCGAGCTGACCATCGCCACCGCTCGCGGGATCGGCCACCGGCTGACATGA
- a CDS encoding sensor histidine kinase — protein sequence MRSCAQLRPLLARLAPRTLRGRLSLVALTTAALLIVILTVVFNTVVRHRLQREADDELRTRAAAVATTVDTRHGRVRVLETSGDRLLDTNAWIYAGGRLLEQPPSGAGGLTRAAGTLAARGGRACRTVGGPDTVRLCAEPVPGGAARTTVVTALDLAPYRSSARTLLLGSFALDAVMLACTYALTRLAVGRALRPVRTMTDQATQWSAVGSGERFAGRGGPAELAALGASLDSLLDRIRAVLRHERQLTGELSHELRTPLSRIVAELDWWRARPRSGAETTASLDVVAEAAQSMRTICDTLLAEAREGVSTAPGTADVAAVLHGLAAHADGSGVVRVVVPGGPGPLTAGVPAALLERMVAPLLANAVRYARTTVTLGAGREDGGIRVEVTDDGPGVPSAFTALLFQPGRRADPGDGHGGAGLGLPLARRLARSAGGEVSHDLEHGPGARFVVTLPAG from the coding sequence ATGAGGTCCTGTGCACAGCTCCGGCCGCTCCTCGCCCGGCTCGCGCCCCGCACGCTGCGCGGGCGGCTCTCCCTGGTCGCGCTGACCACGGCCGCGCTGCTGATCGTGATCCTCACCGTGGTGTTCAACACCGTGGTCCGCCACCGCCTGCAGCGGGAGGCGGACGACGAACTGCGCACCCGCGCGGCGGCCGTGGCCACGACCGTCGACACGCGGCACGGCCGGGTGCGGGTGCTGGAGACCTCCGGCGACCGGCTGCTGGACACCAACGCCTGGATCTACGCCGGCGGCCGGCTGCTGGAGCAGCCCCCGTCCGGGGCCGGTGGACTCACCCGCGCCGCCGGCACCCTGGCCGCCCGGGGAGGGCGCGCCTGCCGCACGGTGGGCGGTCCCGACACGGTGCGGCTGTGCGCGGAGCCGGTGCCCGGTGGCGCGGCACGGACCACCGTGGTCACGGCGCTGGACCTCGCGCCGTACCGCAGCTCGGCCCGGACCCTGCTGCTGGGCTCGTTCGCGCTGGACGCGGTGATGCTCGCCTGCACCTACGCACTGACCCGGCTGGCGGTGGGGCGGGCGCTGCGGCCGGTGCGCACCATGACGGACCAGGCGACGCAGTGGAGTGCCGTGGGGTCCGGGGAGCGTTTCGCGGGCCGGGGCGGGCCGGCCGAACTTGCCGCGCTCGGCGCCTCGTTGGACTCCCTGCTGGACCGCATCCGCGCGGTGCTGCGGCACGAGCGGCAGCTGACCGGCGAACTGTCCCACGAACTGCGCACCCCGCTCAGCCGGATCGTCGCCGAACTGGACTGGTGGCGCGCCCGCCCCCGGTCCGGTGCCGAGACGACCGCGTCCCTGGACGTCGTCGCCGAGGCCGCGCAGTCGATGCGCACCATCTGCGACACACTGCTGGCCGAGGCCCGCGAGGGCGTGTCCACGGCTCCCGGCACCGCCGACGTGGCGGCCGTACTGCACGGGCTGGCCGCGCACGCGGACGGTTCCGGCGTGGTGCGGGTCGTCGTCCCGGGCGGGCCGGGGCCGCTGACGGCCGGGGTCCCTGCGGCGCTTCTCGAGCGCATGGTCGCTCCGTTGCTGGCCAACGCGGTGCGCTACGCCCGTACGACGGTCACGCTCGGCGCGGGCCGTGAGGACGGCGGCATACGCGTCGAGGTCACGGACGACGGCCCGGGTGTGCCCTCGGCCTTCACGGCGCTGCTCTTCCAGCCCGGCAGACGGGCCGACCCCGGCGACGGGCACGGTGGGGCGGGCCTCGGGCTGCCGCTCGCACGGCGCCTGGCCCGCTCCGCCGGCGGCGAGGTGTCCCACGACCTCGAGCACGGGCCCGGGGCACGGTTCGTGGTGACCCTGCCCGCGGGCTGA
- a CDS encoding HAD family hydrolase — protein MTQLGLPDAIQACLFDLDGVVTKTAVVHAAAWKEMFDRFLSDFDGERGRPFDAVAEYDEYVDGRPRADGVRAFLDSRGIHLPEGTPDDPPQARTVHGLGNRKNVLLLEKIRAGGVEAYEGTLRYLEAVRAEGLRTAIVSSSANCRDVLRAVGAEHFFDVRIDGVVAAERHLPGKPHPDTFLAAAHDLGVEPSRAAVFEDALAGMDAGRTGGFGYVVGVDRVGQADALYAHGATLVVKDLAELGGRQ, from the coding sequence ATGACTCAGCTCGGTCTGCCCGATGCAATCCAAGCCTGTCTGTTCGATCTCGACGGGGTCGTGACCAAGACGGCCGTCGTGCACGCGGCCGCCTGGAAGGAGATGTTCGACCGGTTCCTCAGCGACTTCGACGGCGAGCGGGGACGGCCGTTCGACGCCGTCGCCGAGTACGACGAATACGTCGACGGCCGCCCTCGCGCCGACGGGGTGCGCGCCTTTCTGGACTCGCGCGGCATCCACCTGCCCGAGGGCACCCCGGACGACCCACCGCAGGCCCGTACCGTCCACGGCCTCGGCAACCGCAAGAACGTCCTGCTGCTGGAGAAGATCCGCGCCGGCGGAGTGGAGGCCTACGAGGGCACCCTGCGCTATCTGGAGGCGGTGCGCGCCGAGGGGCTGCGCACGGCGATCGTCTCCTCCAGCGCCAACTGCCGCGACGTACTGCGGGCGGTCGGCGCCGAGCACTTCTTCGACGTACGGATCGACGGTGTCGTGGCCGCCGAGCGGCATCTGCCGGGCAAGCCGCACCCGGACACCTTCCTCGCCGCCGCCCACGACCTCGGCGTCGAGCCGTCCCGCGCGGCCGTCTTCGAGGACGCGCTGGCCGGCATGGACGCGGGCCGCACGGGCGGCTTCGGCTACGTCGTCGGCGTCGACCGCGTCGGCCAGGCCGACGCGCTGTACGCACACGGCGCGACCCTTGTCGTCAAGGACCTCGCCGAGCTGGGAGGCAGGCAGTGA
- the prcB gene encoding proteasome subunit beta, translating into MAGNDPAGLPDEAFFTPGTSSFTEFLATHRPGLLPTRPRLPEGVRTAPDSYPHGTTVLALTYGDGVLIAGDRRATMGNLIAQRDLEKVHPADDFTAVAFAGTVGLAVDMVRLYQVELTHFEKIEGIPMTLAGKATRLATMIRQNLAQAMQGLAVVPLLAGYDVTAPDGGRGRIFGFDPVGGLYEKADFYAEGSGSPYARGALKKLYRPGLTRREAVLAALQALYDAADDDSATGGPDLNRRIFPVVASITEDGFERLARTETEELSHEMILRRGDRPDGPHAAP; encoded by the coding sequence ATGGCGGGGAACGACCCGGCGGGGCTGCCGGACGAGGCGTTCTTCACACCCGGTACGTCGTCCTTCACCGAGTTCCTGGCCACCCACCGCCCCGGGCTCCTGCCCACCCGGCCCCGGCTGCCCGAGGGCGTACGGACGGCCCCCGACAGCTACCCGCACGGCACCACGGTGCTCGCCCTGACCTACGGCGACGGTGTGCTGATCGCCGGCGACCGCCGGGCCACCATGGGCAACCTGATCGCCCAGCGCGACCTCGAAAAGGTGCACCCCGCCGACGACTTCACGGCCGTCGCCTTCGCCGGCACCGTCGGCCTCGCCGTCGACATGGTCCGTCTGTACCAGGTCGAGCTGACGCACTTCGAGAAGATCGAGGGCATCCCGATGACCCTCGCGGGCAAGGCGACCCGGCTCGCGACGATGATCCGGCAGAACCTCGCCCAGGCCATGCAGGGCCTCGCCGTCGTCCCGCTGCTCGCCGGGTACGACGTCACCGCCCCCGACGGCGGACGCGGCCGCATCTTCGGCTTCGACCCAGTCGGCGGCCTGTACGAGAAGGCCGACTTCTACGCCGAGGGCTCCGGCTCGCCGTACGCCCGGGGCGCTCTGAAGAAGCTGTACCGGCCCGGCCTGACCCGCCGCGAGGCCGTCCTCGCCGCGCTCCAGGCGCTGTACGACGCGGCGGACGACGACTCCGCCACCGGCGGCCCCGACCTGAACCGCCGTATCTTCCCCGTGGTGGCCTCGATCACCGAGGACGGCTTCGAGCGGCTGGCGCGGACGGAGACCGAGGAACTGAGCCACGAGATGATCCTGCGCCGCGGCGACCGCCCGGACGGACCGCACGCCGCGCCCTGA
- a CDS encoding DedA family protein translates to MATPPHLASQLAVNVLDAHSLLAAFGVLGVGVVLFAETGLLIGFFLPGDSLLFTAGLLCTASADRGLHLSLGPLLVAAAVGALAGSQCGFLIGRKAGGALLARTRSAKLREGAQRAEELLERYGHAKAIVLARFVPVVRTVLNPMAGALGVPARTFTVWQTVGGLVWSLGLTLAGYALGSSIPDIDKYLLPVIALIVVVSLLPLAVELLRSRRAAREVRG, encoded by the coding sequence ATGGCCACTCCCCCACACCTGGCGTCGCAGCTCGCGGTCAATGTGCTCGATGCCCACTCGCTGCTCGCCGCCTTCGGCGTGCTCGGCGTCGGCGTGGTGCTCTTCGCCGAGACCGGCCTGCTGATCGGGTTCTTCCTGCCCGGGGACTCACTGCTGTTCACCGCCGGCCTGCTGTGCACCGCGTCCGCCGACCGCGGGCTGCATCTCTCGCTCGGCCCACTGCTCGTCGCGGCGGCCGTCGGCGCCCTGGCCGGCTCGCAGTGCGGCTTCCTGATCGGCCGGAAGGCGGGCGGGGCGCTGCTGGCCCGCACCCGGTCGGCGAAGCTGCGCGAGGGCGCGCAGCGCGCCGAGGAACTGCTCGAGCGGTACGGCCATGCGAAGGCCATCGTGCTGGCCCGCTTCGTCCCCGTGGTGCGCACGGTGCTGAACCCGATGGCGGGCGCGCTCGGTGTGCCGGCGAGGACCTTCACCGTCTGGCAGACGGTGGGCGGGCTCGTGTGGAGCCTCGGCCTCACCCTCGCCGGATACGCGCTGGGCTCCTCGATCCCGGACATCGACAAGTACCTGCTGCCGGTCATCGCGCTGATCGTCGTCGTGTCCCTGCTGCCGCTCGCCGTCGAGCTGCTGCGCTCCCGCAGGGCCGCCCGGGAGGTGCGCGGATGA